The DNA segment GAAGGATTTCATCTATGAACGATGACGGAATTGAAGAGAAAGTAATTGACGCCTTTGCGGGAGTAGCCAGTTCTTTAGGATACAGCGACTTGCACGGAAGAATTTTAGGCTATCTTTTCCTGTCAGAAAAGCCTGTGCCATTGCAGGAAATCGCAGGGAAATTGAATTATTCCCTTTCAACTATTTCCTTGAGCATTGACTTCCTTGAAGCATTAGGCACAATAAAAAAATCAAAGAAAGGCGCAGACAGGAAGGTTTACGTCCTGCTTCAATCTGATTTGCTTGACTGCCTGAGAAAGGCTGTATTGCTCAAAGCGGAGAAAGCAATAAATGTCTCACTGAATGATTTAATGCAGGAGAGCGCAAAAATCAAGGGCGCAAAAACAGAAAAGGCAAAGAAGGCCTTGCACACAATCAAAGTCCTCGAAACAGAAATCAAAAGGCTGCAATCCTTTTTGAGCCTCGTGAAAGAATTCAAGCTGCCAAAAGCAAATCAGCGAAAGGTTTAATAGAACAATTGTTCTATAAATAGAACATATGTTCGATAAAATTAATGGAAGCACAGCAAAAGTGCTTAACCTTTTT comes from the Candidatus Diapherotrites archaeon genome and includes:
- a CDS encoding HTH domain-containing protein, whose translation is MNDDGIEEKVIDAFAGVASSLGYSDLHGRILGYLFLSEKPVPLQEIAGKLNYSLSTISLSIDFLEALGTIKKSKKGADRKVYVLLQSDLLDCLRKAVLLKAEKAINVSLNDLMQESAKIKGAKTEKAKKALHTIKVLETEIKRLQSFLSLVKEFKLPKANQRKV